In Pyrus communis chromosome 8, drPyrComm1.1, whole genome shotgun sequence, one genomic interval encodes:
- the LOC137742819 gene encoding uncharacterized protein, whose protein sequence is MGLSGFFLICMLHSVIVLICGAFMMFYSYEFSVFSHGHETAIKLQGSTPHDRLLIRTADSFSGLLLFAIGFLLFMVAFVKDHKFQSFFSKGCVLLHISMAIWRVYFERNLEELAGDWPKQVAGDITLALSWVLLLVYSWREKYD, encoded by the coding sequence ATGGGGTTATCTGGGTTTTTCCTAATATGTATGCTCCACTCTGTGATTGTTCTGATTTGTGGAGCTTTCATGATGTTTTACTCCTACGAATTCTCTGTGTTTAGCCATGGCCATGAGACGGCAATCAAGCTCCAAGGATCAACGCCTCACGACCGGCTTTTGATCCGAACTGCGGATTCCTTCTCCGGATTGCTTCTGTTTGCCATTGGATTCCTTCTGTTCATGGTTGCTTTTGTCAAAGACCACAAGTTCCAAAGCTTCTTTTCCAAGGGGTGCGTGTTGCTTCACATTTCCATGGCCATTTGGAGAGTTTACTTCGAGAGGAACCTTGAAGAGCTCGCCGGAGACTGGCCAAAACAGGTCGCTGGTGACATCACATTGGCGCTTTCATGGGTGTTACTTCTTGTGTACTCATGGAGGGAGAAGTATGATTAG